One genomic region from Armatimonadota bacterium encodes:
- a CDS encoding VWA domain-containing protein, which produces MSITATRPEYLLLLPVCAALLWWAARGSFAALSGLRAWTAWVLRCLLVLALILALAGLQLVRVNRDLVVVFALDSSHSVAAESRDRALEFIRKATLSSRPQDRAALVMFGRDAQVESEALRRGATLRPASNPDPGHTDIARVLRLAVGLIPPDRAGRIVLLSDGNENVGAAEQEALLARSRRVPVDVVPLKTRATRDALVRGVRTPSDARQGEPFDVTIDLDSRSPVSGRVTVLVDGKPVSRNKAPLAAGRSGVRVPLKLDEPGFHRVDVLLESPEDGLQENNSGTSFVRVSGRPRVLLAGSVDEDLEYLARALEVQGIDVRTGNASALPTSPAEIESYDAVILANIPAYQMESRQMMLLRNSVRDMGAGLCMIGGDYSFGPGGYFQTPIEEALPVTMDISRRRVFPASAVVIVVDTSGSMGMIEGGVEKIQLAAEAAVAVVQLLQPYDSIGVIAVDTEPTQVCPLRRIESGSGVKADIRSLRAGGGGIYVRTGLEAAYGVLKDYPAAIRHVILLADGNDSEQQEGAMDVVKALRAKRITTTAVSIGEGVDVPFLKGVAASGKGQFYLARSAHDLKRIFTRETLTVAKSAIVEEPFQARLGDASPVTSGLPWKSAPPLLGYVMTSSRDLASVPLVTHKDDPLLAHWQYGLGRSVAFTSDASNRWSAAWLDWPQFPRFWSQTVRWCLRREPDASLRPSVEIEGNRARLVVDALDPSERAINGLELRAAVSRPDGSEAEMLLEQTGPGRYEVDVPTPATGAYVAGVSAQGPGGFAARTTVGFAVAYPPDLADTEPDEALLRRLARETGGRVLENPDGVFEPPSRLPTTSHDIWAALLWAVALLLPLDVAVRRLIITREDLAPFLALVGAIGRSTHRGAKRQHTATMDRLLARKSQAEEAPKPETIPGLVPPETPMPPTSPPSALPEEPRSAAQPGPRPSGEPKRTTSRLLERKRSLRQGDKRPED; this is translated from the coding sequence ATGTCGATTACCGCGACTCGTCCCGAGTACCTGCTCCTGTTGCCGGTCTGTGCGGCCCTCCTGTGGTGGGCTGCGCGCGGGTCATTCGCGGCGCTTTCCGGGCTGCGCGCCTGGACTGCGTGGGTGCTGCGGTGCCTGCTGGTGCTCGCGCTGATCCTGGCGCTGGCCGGCCTTCAGCTGGTACGCGTGAACCGGGACCTCGTGGTCGTCTTTGCGCTGGACAGTTCGCACAGCGTCGCCGCGGAGTCGCGCGATCGGGCCCTCGAGTTCATCCGCAAGGCCACGCTCTCATCGCGCCCGCAGGATCGCGCTGCATTGGTGATGTTCGGGCGCGATGCGCAGGTCGAGTCTGAGGCGCTGCGGCGCGGAGCCACACTGAGGCCTGCATCCAATCCTGACCCCGGGCACACCGATATCGCGAGAGTACTGAGGCTCGCGGTGGGGCTCATCCCGCCGGACCGTGCAGGGCGCATTGTCTTGCTGAGTGACGGCAATGAGAACGTTGGGGCAGCCGAACAGGAAGCGCTGCTTGCCAGATCGCGGCGGGTGCCTGTGGATGTGGTCCCTCTGAAGACCAGGGCGACCCGCGACGCTCTGGTGCGTGGGGTACGTACACCCTCGGATGCCAGGCAGGGCGAGCCCTTCGATGTGACCATTGATCTGGACAGCCGCTCACCTGTTTCGGGTCGCGTCACGGTGCTTGTGGACGGTAAGCCTGTTTCCCGCAACAAGGCGCCCCTCGCGGCCGGTCGCAGTGGGGTACGGGTCCCCCTCAAGCTGGATGAACCAGGCTTCCACCGGGTGGATGTCCTTCTGGAGAGCCCGGAGGACGGTCTGCAGGAGAACAATTCGGGCACCAGTTTCGTGCGCGTCTCCGGGCGCCCAAGGGTACTCCTGGCCGGTTCGGTGGACGAGGACCTGGAGTACCTCGCCCGCGCGCTGGAGGTCCAGGGCATCGACGTGCGCACCGGAAACGCCTCCGCTCTGCCCACCAGCCCAGCCGAGATCGAGAGCTATGATGCAGTGATCCTGGCCAACATCCCGGCGTACCAGATGGAATCCCGACAGATGATGCTTCTGCGCAATTCGGTTCGGGACATGGGTGCGGGGCTGTGTATGATCGGCGGAGACTACTCTTTCGGGCCCGGCGGCTACTTCCAGACCCCCATCGAGGAAGCATTGCCGGTGACCATGGACATCTCGCGCCGCCGGGTCTTCCCGGCATCGGCGGTTGTGATCGTCGTCGATACATCTGGCAGCATGGGGATGATCGAGGGCGGGGTCGAGAAGATCCAGCTTGCCGCCGAAGCCGCGGTAGCCGTGGTGCAGTTGCTGCAGCCCTATGACTCAATTGGGGTCATCGCAGTGGATACCGAACCCACGCAAGTCTGCCCCCTGCGGAGAATCGAGTCGGGCAGCGGGGTGAAGGCAGACATCCGCTCGCTGCGGGCGGGTGGCGGCGGAATCTACGTGCGCACCGGGCTGGAGGCCGCGTACGGTGTGCTGAAGGACTACCCGGCGGCGATCCGCCATGTCATCCTGCTGGCCGACGGAAACGACTCCGAGCAGCAGGAGGGCGCGATGGACGTGGTCAAGGCGCTTCGGGCGAAGCGCATCACAACCACCGCGGTCTCAATCGGTGAGGGAGTGGACGTCCCCTTCCTCAAAGGCGTCGCGGCGTCGGGGAAAGGGCAGTTCTATTTGGCCCGCTCGGCTCACGACCTGAAGCGCATCTTCACCCGCGAGACGCTGACCGTCGCGAAGTCGGCAATCGTCGAGGAGCCGTTCCAGGCCAGACTGGGGGATGCAAGCCCGGTCACGTCGGGCCTTCCGTGGAAGAGCGCTCCGCCACTGCTGGGTTATGTGATGACAAGCTCGCGGGACTTGGCCTCCGTTCCGCTGGTTACCCATAAGGATGACCCGCTTCTTGCGCATTGGCAGTACGGGCTTGGGCGCAGCGTGGCCTTCACATCAGACGCCTCGAACAGATGGAGCGCGGCGTGGCTGGACTGGCCCCAGTTCCCGCGCTTCTGGAGCCAGACGGTTCGCTGGTGCTTGCGGCGCGAACCCGACGCATCCCTGCGGCCGTCGGTGGAAATCGAGGGAAACCGCGCGCGGCTGGTGGTGGACGCGCTGGACCCGTCGGAGCGGGCGATCAACGGCCTGGAACTGCGGGCGGCGGTGAGCCGACCGGATGGGTCTGAAGCGGAGATGCTGCTGGAACAGACCGGGCCGGGGCGTTATGAGGTTGACGTGCCAACGCCAGCCACCGGCGCCTACGTTGCGGGAGTTTCGGCTCAGGGCCCGGGAGGGTTCGCGGCCCGCACCACAGTGGGTTTCGCGGTGGCGTATCCCCCAGACCTTGCGGACACGGAGCCGGACGAAGCACTCCTGCGACGTCTTGCGAGGGAGACCGGCGGGCGCGTACTGGAAAACCCGGATGGGGTGTTCGAGCCGCCCTCGCGCCTGCCCACGACGAGTCATGACATCTGGGCGGCGCTGCTGTGGGCGGTCGCGCTGTTGCTGCCGCTTGACGTTGCGGTGCGCCGGCTGATCATCACCCGTGAAGACCTGGCGCCCTTCCTGGCTCTCGTTGGTGCTATCGGTCGTTCCACCCACCGGGGTGCGAAGCGCCAGCATACCGCCACCATGGACCGGCTTCTTGCGCGCAAATCGCAAGCCGAGGAAGCGCCGAAGCCGGAGACCATCCCCGGCCTGGTCCCGCCTGAGACGCCGATGCCACCCACTTCGCCGCCATCTGCCTTACCCGAAGAGCCCCGGTCAGCCGCTCAGCCGGGCCCACGCCCATCCGGCGAGCCGAAACGCACCACCTCGCGCCTTCTTGAGCGCAAGAGAAGCCTACGACAAGGCGACAAACGGCCGGAAGATTGA
- a CDS encoding VWA domain-containing protein, which produces MTGFHFLSPMLLLAAIPLAGLIVLLYLLKLKRRDVVVPSVFLWRKAIEDVTANAPFQRLRKNLLLILQLLALLLVIVSLANPVVTAKRAGGKSTVIVLDASASMLAEDEPGSRFAKARGMAARIVDGMERGDSCAIVVAGTRAWVALPFSSDRRAANRVLQALGCTHAEAAIRDALLLAQSLCVNRPEPEVHVISDGAFPPLDDVPGTARVRFSRVGQRNENAAIVAFEASRSARGQDEAFLRIANHGAAREGIVSITLEDRLVLAERVSLAPSSDRVFTFGMRLPSPGLLRAELDVTDDLAVDNVAHAFGGPSAGLKVLLVTPGNLFLEQGLLVLPEVEVHRAATLTAEEQAAAASAFDLVVFDRVDPPAALSRGAYLMISADAPGAPATLASAYKAAKITSWEREHPVCRHVNLSLPTISVGRELVPCAEADVLARCGMRPVLVTLDEAGLRALSVGFSLLDSDLPLRVSFPVFLGNAVNWLTAPGARQKARVVRPGTLLRFAVAGDTATAMLTAPGNRSRKLEVREGQVTVADTALVGAYRLQVGEDIRRWAVDLRSPTESDLEPARALELSGQQVPASLISPVGERRVWPWLALVGLVVLLLEWRIYHRGT; this is translated from the coding sequence GTGACCGGGTTCCATTTTCTGTCTCCGATGCTGCTCCTGGCTGCCATCCCCCTTGCCGGCCTGATTGTCCTCCTGTACCTGCTGAAGCTCAAGCGCCGCGACGTGGTTGTGCCCTCAGTGTTCCTGTGGCGCAAGGCGATTGAGGATGTGACCGCGAACGCACCTTTCCAGCGCCTGCGCAAGAACCTCCTGTTGATCCTGCAACTCCTGGCACTCCTCCTGGTGATCGTGTCGCTGGCGAACCCGGTGGTCACCGCAAAACGCGCCGGGGGAAAGAGCACGGTTATCGTGCTGGACGCCTCCGCCAGTATGCTCGCGGAGGATGAGCCCGGCTCTCGGTTCGCGAAGGCCCGGGGCATGGCTGCGCGGATCGTCGATGGCATGGAGCGCGGCGATTCCTGTGCCATCGTGGTTGCAGGCACCCGTGCCTGGGTCGCACTGCCCTTCTCCAGCGACCGCCGCGCCGCCAACCGGGTACTGCAGGCCCTTGGATGCACCCACGCCGAAGCGGCGATTCGAGACGCCCTTCTGCTGGCTCAGAGCCTGTGCGTCAATCGCCCCGAGCCGGAGGTCCACGTGATCAGCGACGGCGCTTTCCCGCCGCTGGATGATGTGCCCGGGACGGCCCGGGTACGGTTCTCACGGGTCGGGCAGCGCAACGAGAACGCGGCGATCGTCGCCTTTGAGGCCTCTCGTTCCGCGCGCGGGCAGGACGAGGCGTTCCTGCGCATTGCCAATCACGGCGCGGCGCGCGAGGGTATCGTCTCAATCACTCTCGAAGACCGGCTGGTGCTGGCCGAACGCGTCTCCCTCGCGCCCTCGTCGGATCGAGTCTTCACTTTCGGCATGAGGCTGCCGTCGCCCGGGCTGCTGCGGGCCGAACTGGATGTGACGGATGACCTGGCGGTGGACAATGTTGCTCATGCCTTCGGGGGGCCTTCCGCGGGGCTCAAAGTGCTGCTGGTGACGCCGGGGAACCTGTTCCTCGAGCAGGGGCTGCTGGTACTGCCCGAGGTCGAAGTCCACCGCGCCGCGACCTTGACAGCGGAAGAGCAGGCGGCCGCTGCGTCCGCGTTTGACCTCGTGGTCTTCGACCGCGTGGACCCTCCGGCGGCGCTTTCGCGAGGCGCGTACCTGATGATCTCAGCGGACGCCCCGGGCGCTCCGGCCACCCTCGCGAGCGCGTACAAGGCCGCGAAGATCACCTCGTGGGAACGCGAACATCCGGTGTGCCGGCACGTGAACCTGTCGCTGCCCACCATCAGCGTGGGTCGGGAACTGGTGCCCTGCGCCGAAGCGGACGTTCTGGCACGTTGCGGGATGCGGCCGGTGCTGGTTACTTTGGATGAAGCAGGCTTGCGAGCGCTTTCGGTCGGCTTCAGTCTGCTGGATTCAGACCTGCCCCTGCGTGTGAGTTTCCCGGTGTTCCTCGGCAACGCGGTCAACTGGCTCACCGCCCCTGGTGCACGCCAGAAGGCGCGGGTGGTTCGCCCCGGGACCCTGTTGCGCTTCGCGGTTGCGGGGGACACGGCCACCGCGATGCTCACTGCTCCCGGCAACAGGTCCCGGAAGCTGGAAGTGCGCGAGGGGCAGGTGACTGTTGCTGACACCGCTCTCGTGGGCGCCTATCGGCTGCAGGTGGGTGAAGATATCCGTCGTTGGGCGGTGGATCTTCGGTCACCCACGGAGTCCGATCTGGAGCCTGCGAGGGCGCTGGAGTTGTCGGGCCAACAGGTGCCCGCCAGCCTCATCTCGCCTGTGGGAGAGAGGCGAGTGTGGCCGTGGCTGGCGCTGGTGGGGTTGGTCGTGCTGCTGCTCGAGTGGCGAATCTATCACCGAGGGACTTGA
- a CDS encoding DUF58 domain-containing protein, translating into MPQESARVAAANLLEPEFLRRLERAAVVSRRVKAGKTRGERRSPRRGASVEFADFRSYTQGDDLRYVDWNAYARLSRMFVKLFVEEEDLTVSLLLDGSQSMNFGNPNKFRWGRRICAALGYLALSSTDRMQAFCRAGEETRRTRLLRGSPAATEAFAWLASLEPSGETNLPALVNGLLATTPSPGVVFLVSDLLTDGWEPALAKLAAARCETCVLQVMSPDEYSPGFQGDLRLVDSETHSARELTMGAGVMRRYVQERDAFLESVRRACFRYGFPYLLRLTTAPEQDVVLRDLRRLQVIR; encoded by the coding sequence ATGCCTCAAGAATCCGCCCGAGTCGCCGCTGCCAATCTCCTCGAGCCCGAGTTTCTCCGCCGGCTGGAGCGCGCGGCCGTGGTCTCGCGTCGGGTGAAGGCCGGGAAGACCCGGGGTGAGCGCCGGTCTCCGCGCCGCGGGGCGTCCGTTGAGTTCGCCGATTTCCGCTCATACACCCAGGGTGATGACCTGCGCTATGTGGACTGGAACGCCTACGCGCGCCTGAGCCGGATGTTCGTGAAGCTGTTCGTCGAGGAAGAGGACTTGACCGTCAGCCTCCTCCTGGACGGGTCGCAGTCCATGAACTTCGGCAATCCGAACAAGTTCCGCTGGGGCCGCCGTATCTGCGCAGCCCTGGGATATCTGGCGCTCTCGTCCACCGACCGCATGCAAGCCTTCTGCCGAGCGGGCGAGGAAACCCGGCGCACTCGCCTCCTGCGCGGGAGCCCTGCGGCTACGGAGGCTTTCGCGTGGCTGGCCTCGCTGGAGCCCTCCGGGGAGACGAACCTGCCGGCTCTGGTGAACGGGCTTCTGGCGACCACGCCTTCCCCCGGTGTGGTGTTTCTGGTCTCAGACCTGCTCACCGATGGCTGGGAGCCGGCACTTGCGAAACTGGCGGCGGCGCGCTGCGAGACCTGCGTGCTGCAGGTGATGAGTCCTGATGAGTACTCGCCGGGATTCCAGGGGGACCTGCGGCTGGTGGATTCTGAGACCCACTCGGCCCGGGAACTGACCATGGGCGCCGGGGTGATGCGCCGGTATGTCCAGGAGCGCGATGCCTTCCTCGAGTCGGTGCGGCGCGCGTGCTTCCGTTACGGTTTTCCCTACCTTCTGCGGCTCACCACTGCCCCGGAGCAGGACGTGGTCCTGCGTGACCTGCGCCGCCTGCAGGTGATCCGGTGA
- a CDS encoding AAA family ATPase has product MDDVVTDTLIALLCGGHVLLEGVPGLGKTLLVNSLASALDLRFARIQFTPDLMPADITGTTVLWERPDGGREFQFQPGPVFANVVLADEINRATPKTQSALLEAMQEHSVTVAGEQRRLEEPFLVLATQNPIEMEGTYPLPEAQLDRFLFKLLVKFPSLDELHEIVDRTTGAMMPTVERVATRPEVLALSKTVRAVPVAHHVRDFALRLVLSSHPESDLATDRVKQFVRYGSSPRGAQALLLAGKVRALMDQRYNVSVEDIETAALPALRHRLVLNFEGQAEGVSPDDLIQDMIEAVKAGAGRDLPI; this is encoded by the coding sequence ATGGATGATGTGGTCACAGACACTCTCATCGCCCTCCTCTGCGGCGGTCATGTGCTGCTCGAGGGCGTGCCGGGACTGGGCAAGACGCTGCTGGTGAACTCTCTCGCCAGTGCCTTGGACCTGCGGTTCGCGCGCATCCAGTTCACCCCGGACCTCATGCCGGCGGACATCACCGGGACGACAGTTCTGTGGGAGCGGCCTGACGGTGGCCGGGAGTTCCAGTTCCAGCCCGGCCCGGTGTTCGCGAACGTGGTGCTCGCCGATGAGATCAACCGTGCCACGCCGAAAACCCAGTCGGCGCTGCTGGAGGCAATGCAGGAGCACTCGGTGACAGTTGCGGGCGAGCAGAGGCGTCTCGAGGAACCCTTCCTGGTTCTCGCAACTCAAAATCCCATCGAGATGGAGGGCACGTACCCTCTGCCCGAAGCCCAGTTGGACCGATTCCTGTTCAAGCTGCTGGTGAAGTTTCCCAGTCTGGATGAGCTGCACGAAATCGTGGACCGCACCACCGGTGCGATGATGCCCACGGTGGAGCGCGTCGCCACCAGGCCCGAGGTGCTGGCGCTGTCGAAGACGGTGAGGGCGGTTCCGGTGGCCCACCATGTGCGGGATTTCGCTCTGCGGTTGGTCCTGTCCAGCCACCCCGAGAGCGACCTTGCGACCGACCGCGTGAAGCAGTTCGTGCGTTACGGCTCGAGCCCGCGCGGGGCCCAGGCATTGTTGCTCGCGGGGAAGGTGCGGGCGCTCATGGACCAGCGCTACAATGTGTCAGTGGAGGACATCGAAACCGCTGCCCTGCCCGCCCTGCGCCACCGCCTGGTGCTCAATTTCGAGGGACAGGCCGAAGGCGTTTCGCCGGATGATCTCATCCAGGACATGATCGAGGCTGTGAAAGCCGGCGCCGGCCGCGACCTGCCGATCTGA
- a CDS encoding ABC transporter ATP-binding protein — translation MIQVNGLTKRFGGLTAVNGLTFSVERGDALGFIGPNGAGKTTTIRMLATLLRPDSGTAIINGHDVLKEPEKVRACVGYMPDFFGVYDDMKVTEYLDFFAAAYRVPPSDRPGLIDDVLQLTDLTAKRNDYVDTLSRGMKQRLCLAKTLVHDPEVLLLDEPASGLDPRARIEIRELLKELCAMEKTILISSHILTELADLCNKVVIIEQGRLVYAGSPKEVAAQLEGGRRIVVKVRERSEDACRILAQCENVVSSEIVDDAIHAVYTGDQSAQHELLLALVNGGFVVQSFSEQEVNLEEVYMRLTRGIVS, via the coding sequence ATGATCCAGGTCAACGGGCTCACCAAGCGCTTCGGCGGGCTGACCGCAGTGAACGGCCTGACGTTTTCGGTGGAACGCGGCGACGCCCTGGGGTTCATCGGGCCCAACGGGGCGGGGAAGACCACCACGATCCGCATGCTGGCCACGCTCCTGAGGCCGGACAGCGGCACGGCGATCATCAACGGCCACGACGTGCTCAAGGAACCGGAGAAGGTGCGGGCCTGCGTGGGTTACATGCCCGACTTTTTCGGCGTGTACGACGATATGAAGGTCACCGAGTACCTGGACTTCTTCGCCGCTGCATACCGCGTACCGCCCAGCGACCGTCCGGGGCTTATCGACGATGTGCTGCAACTCACCGACCTTACCGCCAAGCGAAACGACTACGTGGACACACTCTCCCGCGGCATGAAGCAGCGCTTGTGTCTGGCGAAGACTCTCGTGCATGACCCCGAAGTGCTGCTACTGGACGAGCCCGCGTCCGGTCTCGACCCCCGGGCGCGCATTGAGATCAGGGAGCTTCTCAAGGAGCTCTGCGCCATGGAGAAGACGATCCTGATCTCCTCCCATATCCTTACCGAGCTTGCCGACCTGTGCAATAAGGTGGTCATCATTGAGCAGGGCAGGCTTGTGTACGCGGGGTCGCCGAAGGAAGTTGCTGCCCAACTCGAGGGTGGCCGGAGAATCGTGGTGAAAGTCCGGGAGCGCTCCGAAGATGCGTGCAGGATCCTGGCGCAGTGCGAGAACGTAGTGAGTTCGGAGATCGTGGATGACGCGATCCATGCCGTATATACGGGTGACCAGTCGGCGCAGCATGAGCTTCTTCTGGCGCTGGTGAACGGCGGGTTCGTGGTCCAGTCATTCAGCGAGCAGGAAGTGAACCTGGAGGAAGTCTACATGCGGCTGACCCGGGGAATCGTGTCGTGA
- a CDS encoding response regulator codes for MDSSAGHIDSVVTTIADKCRRCYNCVRSCPAKAIRVQDGQATVIAERCIGCGNCVRVCAQNAKQVQPGGPTVEQLLNEERPTVAILAPSYAAAYSELSADQVVGAVRALGFDRVLEVGFGADMVAAEYAKLIADPPDHPVITTPCPALVSYISKHMPDLVPWMAPIVSPMIALGRAVREEFYPDASVVFIGPCIAKKEEVRDPDVAGSVDAVLTFRELQDLFQARGVDPSAVEPSRADPPLPGFGALFPVAGGLLRAASVDADLMDDRIEIIEGPDSCRSALQALARGEFPAQFLDMLFCEGCIAGPGFADNVSPLSRKSRVTEHVRSLVSGEEAPECVLEKLAAIDLSRGFSPRAIELNVPNETEIRDILARTNKHGRQDELNCGACGYPTCREKAIAVYQGIAEPEMCLPYLIDQLEVNIQKLSSSKGEIERARDLATRSQQLASMGELAADVAQEISSPLAKIVAFAQLLRNSLPEDDVRRDDLETVIAEARQVRHVVSGLQGFARQREPVWEDTRVADFVQSALKELEPELAAANVQLSVHIPENIPTITADGSQLTQVVSNILANAIEAVEPGGHVSVTAELHDQGRNVDIIIEDDGHGIDPALMPRLFQPFVTTKTDRPGSGLGLAVAHGVVLAHGGDIHIKSEPGEGTRVTIRLPIDTPPRAARESMKVLVVDDDPDFIEQHRIVLESKGFDVVTAERSDEAIEVANREIPDAFLLDMMMERTDSGARLARALRRDPRFRTAPIIMLTSVVQVTGFDYHRNPEEVLDWMKADAWFDKPAPFSELTNTLQRLLAERDQSAGPAGEGPP; via the coding sequence TTGGACTCATCAGCCGGCCACATCGACAGCGTCGTCACCACCATCGCGGACAAGTGCCGCCGGTGCTATAACTGTGTGCGCAGTTGTCCGGCGAAGGCGATCCGGGTGCAGGACGGACAGGCAACCGTCATTGCCGAACGCTGCATCGGCTGCGGCAATTGCGTGCGTGTCTGCGCTCAGAACGCCAAGCAGGTACAGCCCGGGGGGCCGACGGTGGAACAGCTCCTCAACGAGGAGCGGCCGACCGTGGCCATACTCGCGCCCTCCTATGCCGCGGCCTACAGTGAGCTCTCGGCTGACCAGGTTGTGGGCGCCGTGCGCGCGCTGGGCTTCGACCGCGTGCTGGAGGTGGGCTTCGGCGCCGACATGGTCGCCGCCGAGTATGCGAAGCTTATTGCCGATCCCCCCGATCATCCCGTCATCACCACCCCGTGCCCGGCGCTGGTCAGTTATATCTCCAAGCACATGCCAGACCTGGTGCCCTGGATGGCGCCCATTGTCTCGCCCATGATCGCGCTTGGACGGGCGGTGCGCGAAGAGTTCTACCCGGACGCATCCGTGGTCTTCATCGGGCCGTGCATCGCGAAGAAGGAAGAGGTGCGCGATCCCGACGTGGCCGGCTCCGTGGATGCGGTGTTGACTTTCCGCGAGCTCCAGGACCTGTTCCAAGCGCGCGGGGTGGATCCGTCGGCCGTGGAACCGTCACGAGCGGACCCGCCGCTGCCCGGTTTTGGGGCTCTGTTCCCGGTGGCCGGCGGGCTGTTGAGGGCCGCCAGCGTCGATGCCGACCTCATGGACGATCGCATCGAAATCATCGAGGGCCCCGATAGCTGCCGGTCGGCCCTGCAGGCTTTGGCGCGGGGCGAGTTCCCTGCTCAATTCCTGGACATGCTCTTCTGCGAGGGCTGTATTGCGGGACCAGGGTTCGCCGACAATGTATCGCCCCTGTCGCGTAAGTCCCGGGTCACCGAGCACGTGCGCTCCCTGGTATCCGGGGAGGAAGCGCCGGAGTGCGTATTGGAGAAGCTCGCGGCCATCGACCTCAGCCGGGGATTCTCGCCGCGGGCGATTGAGCTGAATGTGCCCAACGAGACGGAGATCCGGGACATTCTCGCGCGCACCAACAAGCATGGCCGGCAGGACGAGCTGAACTGCGGCGCATGCGGATACCCAACTTGCCGCGAAAAAGCGATCGCGGTGTACCAGGGAATTGCAGAGCCGGAGATGTGCCTGCCCTATCTCATCGACCAGCTTGAGGTGAACATTCAGAAGCTCAGCTCCAGCAAGGGCGAGATCGAGCGTGCCCGCGATCTGGCCACCCGCTCCCAGCAACTGGCATCCATGGGCGAGCTTGCCGCGGATGTGGCCCAGGAGATAAGCAGCCCACTTGCAAAGATCGTGGCCTTCGCCCAGCTCCTGCGGAACAGTCTGCCCGAGGACGACGTGCGGCGGGACGATCTGGAGACCGTAATCGCCGAGGCCCGCCAGGTACGTCACGTTGTGTCTGGCCTGCAGGGCTTTGCGCGCCAGCGCGAGCCGGTGTGGGAGGACACCCGGGTCGCCGACTTCGTCCAGTCGGCCCTGAAGGAGCTCGAGCCCGAACTTGCCGCCGCCAATGTTCAGCTTTCGGTGCACATCCCCGAGAATATCCCGACCATCACAGCTGATGGGTCTCAGCTTACCCAGGTCGTGAGCAACATTCTGGCCAACGCCATCGAAGCCGTGGAGCCAGGCGGGCACGTGAGCGTAACTGCTGAACTGCACGATCAGGGCCGGAATGTGGACATCATCATCGAAGACGACGGGCACGGGATCGATCCGGCGCTCATGCCCCGGCTGTTTCAGCCCTTCGTCACCACGAAGACCGACCGTCCCGGCTCCGGACTGGGCCTTGCCGTGGCACACGGGGTGGTGCTGGCCCACGGTGGAGATATTCATATCAAGAGTGAACCGGGAGAAGGCACCCGCGTCACCATTCGCCTGCCCATTGACACCCCGCCACGAGCCGCGCGTGAATCCATGAAAGTGCTGGTTGTGGACGACGACCCGGACTTCATCGAGCAGCACCGCATCGTCCTGGAAAGCAAGGGGTTCGACGTTGTCACGGCGGAGCGCAGCGATGAGGCCATCGAGGTAGCCAACCGCGAAATCCCCGACGCATTCCTGCTGGACATGATGATGGAACGCACCGACTCGGGCGCGCGTCTGGCCAGAGCCCTGCGCCGGGACCCACGCTTCCGCACCGCACCCATCATCATGCTCACGTCGGTCGTACAGGTGACCGGGTTCGACTACCACCGCAACCCCGAGGAAGTGCTGGACTGGATGAAGGCGGACGCGTGGTTCGACAAGCCCGCCCCCTTCAGCGAACTAACGAACACTCTCCAGAGACTGCTGGCCGAGCGCGACCAGTCAGCCGGGCCCGCCGGGGAGGGCCCGCCCTAA